A genomic window from Tolypothrix sp. PCC 7910 includes:
- a CDS encoding adenylate/guanylate cyclase domain-containing protein — translation MNTFISRVWRFFLNLLFKQTVLILLLLFSIGVGVALANMSSLSTSLIKSQALMNAELQAKSIIDAWNLYSSAGADRARKVKGISVIHNYLIKEGAIPPPATYAIELGKNISEQKAGMAVRLYSDYPYPWRKAEGGPRDDFEKQALTYLRQHPEENNFSRLEKKDGRSLWRYGQSVRMEASCVACHDSDPNSPKRDWQVGDVRGVLAITQSLDSFTEKTNKSLQTTFVMLGGLSVLGLTGLTLVIGRLRQTTRELEVRVTERTADLAQANTDLEKRNSLIRQVFGRYLSNEIVANLLDSPEGLKLGGERRKITILTSDLRGFTAISERSQPEEVITILNIYLEYMADVITQYQGTINEFMGDGILVLFGAPMPKEDDAAKAVACACAMQLAMTAVNERLQHLGFPQLDMGIGINTGLVILGNIGSQKRTKYGVVGSQVNLTYRIESYTTSGEILISDETLKAAGSIVQVSGHRQVQPKGVRQPVTVHQVYGISGDYNLFLPIEAEAFLPLSGIIPIQYALLEEKHISTTIYQGSIIELSAKGAKIRMENAAGVSPPPAQTNIKLKLLVPNIPPELQEDIYAKVFDRPAENGSFYLHFTAKPPAIQARLDAIYQSLKGAAQS, via the coding sequence ATGAATACGTTCATTTCTCGCGTATGGCGCTTTTTCCTCAACCTGCTTTTTAAACAGACTGTTTTGATTCTTCTACTCTTATTTTCTATTGGAGTAGGTGTAGCTTTAGCAAATATGTCTAGTCTTTCGACTAGCCTCATAAAATCCCAAGCACTGATGAATGCCGAATTGCAAGCAAAATCAATAATTGATGCTTGGAACCTTTATAGTAGTGCAGGTGCCGATCGCGCCAGAAAAGTTAAGGGAATTAGCGTTATCCACAACTACCTGATCAAAGAAGGTGCTATTCCTCCGCCTGCAACTTACGCCATTGAACTTGGAAAAAATATCAGCGAACAAAAGGCTGGGATGGCAGTCCGATTATACAGTGATTATCCGTATCCCTGGCGAAAAGCTGAAGGTGGGCCCAGAGATGATTTTGAGAAACAGGCACTTACCTACTTAAGACAACATCCTGAAGAGAACAATTTTTCTCGTCTTGAGAAAAAAGATGGTCGTAGCTTATGGCGATATGGGCAATCTGTACGCATGGAGGCTAGCTGCGTCGCTTGTCACGACAGCGATCCTAATAGTCCAAAACGCGACTGGCAAGTAGGAGACGTGCGGGGAGTTTTGGCGATTACTCAATCTCTAGACAGCTTTACAGAAAAAACTAATAAAAGTTTACAAACAACATTTGTGATGTTGGGAGGATTATCTGTACTAGGACTTACAGGTTTAACCTTGGTTATTGGTAGATTGCGTCAAACAACAAGAGAATTAGAAGTGCGTGTCACAGAACGCACGGCTGATTTAGCTCAAGCCAATACAGATTTAGAAAAAAGAAATTCCCTAATTCGCCAAGTGTTTGGCCGTTATCTCAGTAATGAAATTGTCGCGAACTTGTTAGATAGCCCAGAAGGGTTGAAACTTGGGGGTGAGAGACGGAAAATTACAATCCTGACTTCTGATTTAAGAGGATTTACAGCCATCTCAGAGCGATCGCAACCAGAAGAAGTTATCACAATCCTCAACATCTATCTCGAATACATGGCTGATGTCATTACCCAGTATCAAGGAACTATTAATGAATTCATGGGTGATGGGATTTTAGTGCTATTTGGCGCGCCTATGCCTAAAGAAGATGATGCTGCTAAAGCTGTAGCTTGTGCTTGTGCCATGCAATTAGCCATGACTGCTGTTAATGAAAGACTACAACATTTAGGTTTCCCTCAACTAGATATGGGGATTGGGATTAATACTGGACTAGTTATTTTGGGCAATATCGGCTCACAAAAACGCACTAAATATGGTGTCGTTGGTAGTCAGGTAAACCTTACTTATCGCATTGAATCTTACACAACAAGTGGCGAAATTCTGATTTCCGATGAGACATTAAAAGCGGCTGGATCAATTGTGCAAGTAAGTGGACATAGACAAGTACAACCAAAAGGAGTAAGACAGCCAGTTACTGTACACCAAGTTTATGGAATTAGCGGAGATTACAATCTCTTTCTGCCCATAGAAGCAGAAGCATTTTTACCACTCTCAGGTATCATACCTATACAATATGCGTTGTTAGAAGAAAAGCATATTAGCACGACTATATATCAAGGAAGTATCATTGAACTCTCAGCTAAGGGCGCTAAAATTCGCATGGAAAATGCAGCAGGAGTTTCTCCACCACCTGCACAGACTAATATCAAACTTAAATTATTAGTACCAAACATCCCCCCAGAGCTTCAAGAAGATATCTATGCCAAGGTGTTTGACAGACCAGCAGAAAATGGCAGTTTTTATCTTCATTTCACTGCCAAGCCTCCTGCTATTCAAGCGAGATTAGACGCTATATACCAATCTCTGAAAGGAGCAGCACAATCATGA
- a CDS encoding glycoside hydrolase family 10 protein gives MNRFARRYFCYWLCLELLLCFIAFSLPSHSVYYQKASPPTTTEIRGVWLTNVASGVFFVPWGINRAVNQLSALNFNTIYPVVWNRGHTFYNSTVAKRVTGSDTQPLLKIMHGGQDILAELIQLAKPQGIRIIPWFEYGFMTPPYSQLALHYPEWLTNGQEGIRSINEIPPEEVGNNHVSKLAWLNPLHPQVQEFIQELIVEVVSKYDVDGIQLDDHFGMPVQFGYDAFTIELYQQEHQGKSPPKNPFNSEWMRWRAEKLTDFMAAIYQAVKAVKPYAKISLSPNSQAFAYKYYLQNWEDWVKKGLIDELILQVYRDSKNSFIAELEQPAVEFARSQIPVGIGISTGTLRDSVEIAQIKEQVKIARDRKFNGISFFYWESLWGYISPESPQRRRRAFLEMFNTKAATPILLPKKI, from the coding sequence ATGAATCGGTTTGCCCGCCGTTATTTTTGTTACTGGCTGTGTTTGGAATTATTATTATGCTTCATAGCATTTTCTCTTCCTTCTCATTCAGTTTATTACCAAAAAGCCAGTCCTCCAACTACAACCGAAATTCGTGGTGTTTGGCTAACTAATGTTGCCAGTGGTGTATTCTTTGTCCCTTGGGGTATTAACCGCGCTGTCAACCAACTTTCGGCGCTTAACTTTAATACTATTTATCCTGTAGTTTGGAACAGAGGTCATACTTTTTATAATAGTACAGTTGCGAAAAGAGTAACAGGTTCAGATACTCAACCTTTACTCAAAATTATGCATGGTGGACAAGATATTTTAGCAGAGTTAATTCAACTTGCTAAACCTCAAGGTATCAGAATTATCCCTTGGTTTGAATATGGGTTTATGACACCACCATATTCTCAATTAGCGCTGCATTACCCGGAATGGTTAACAAATGGGCAAGAAGGTATCAGGTCGATTAATGAAATTCCACCGGAAGAAGTTGGCAATAATCATGTTAGTAAACTAGCTTGGCTGAATCCACTCCATCCACAAGTTCAAGAATTTATTCAAGAACTAATTGTAGAAGTTGTCAGTAAATATGATGTGGATGGAATTCAGCTTGACGACCATTTTGGGATGCCAGTACAGTTTGGTTACGATGCTTTTACTATCGAACTTTACCAACAAGAACATCAAGGTAAAAGTCCGCCCAAAAACCCTTTTAATTCAGAATGGATGCGTTGGCGAGCCGAAAAACTGACTGATTTCATGGCAGCAATTTATCAAGCTGTGAAAGCAGTTAAACCTTATGCAAAAATTTCTTTGTCTCCTAACTCTCAAGCTTTTGCTTACAAATATTATTTGCAAAATTGGGAAGATTGGGTAAAAAAAGGTTTAATAGATGAGTTGATTTTGCAGGTATATCGAGATAGCAAAAATAGTTTTATCGCAGAACTAGAACAGCCAGCCGTGGAATTTGCTCGCAGCCAAATACCTGTAGGCATTGGGATATCAACTGGCACATTGCGCGATTCCGTAGAGATCGCCCAAATCAAAGAACAGGTTAAGATAGCGCGCGATCGCAAATTTAATGGTATCTCATTTTTCTACTGGGAAAGTTTATGGGGTTATATCTCTCCAGAGTCCCCCCAAAGGCGACGCAGGGCTTTTCTAGAGATGTTTAACACCAAAGCTGCGACACCAATTCTCCTACCAAAGAAAATTTGA
- the glcD gene encoding glycolate oxidase subunit GlcD, with protein MLTQDKQQRNWKPIIQAFEAVLGKNGVVQRREELITYECDGLTGYRQRPAVVVLPRTTEQVAAAVKICNQYSLPFIARGSGTGLSGGALPGEDSVLIVTSLMRQILSIDLENQRAVVQPGVINSWVTQAVSGAGFYYAPDPSSQIICSIGGNIAENSGGVHCLKYGVTTNHVLGLKLVLPDGEIVDVGGQIPEMPGYDLTGIFVGSEGTLGIATEITLKILKTAESICVLLADFTSVEAAGAAVSDIISAGIIPGGMEMMDNFSINAVEDVVATNCYPRDATAILLIEIDGLEVEVAGNKQRVIEICKRNGARSVTSASDPETRLKLWKGRKAAFAAAGHLSPDYYVQDGVIPRTQLPYVLQEIEALSQKFGYRVANVFHAGDGNLHPLILYDNSVHGALEKVEELGGEILKLCVKVGGSISGEHGIGADKKCYMPDMFSQADLETMQWLRQVFNPKGLANPDKIFPTPRTCGEAANAVSAKNFEGIERF; from the coding sequence ATGCTCACCCAAGACAAACAACAACGTAACTGGAAACCCATCATTCAAGCATTTGAGGCTGTTCTGGGTAAAAATGGTGTAGTACAACGCCGTGAGGAACTGATTACTTATGAATGCGATGGTTTAACAGGCTATCGCCAGCGTCCGGCAGTAGTTGTACTTCCCAGAACTACAGAACAGGTTGCAGCGGCAGTAAAGATATGCAACCAATACTCTCTTCCCTTCATTGCACGGGGTTCTGGAACTGGGTTATCTGGTGGCGCTTTGCCTGGGGAAGATTCAGTTTTAATTGTTACTTCTTTAATGCGGCAAATACTCAGCATTGATTTAGAAAATCAACGCGCTGTGGTGCAACCAGGAGTAATTAATAGCTGGGTAACACAAGCGGTAAGTGGCGCAGGATTTTATTATGCACCAGACCCCTCCAGCCAAATTATCTGTTCAATTGGCGGCAATATCGCGGAAAATTCTGGGGGCGTGCATTGTCTAAAATATGGTGTAACTACTAACCATGTTTTGGGATTAAAGTTAGTGTTGCCTGATGGTGAGATTGTAGATGTAGGCGGACAAATTCCTGAAATGCCTGGTTATGATTTAACAGGTATATTTGTAGGTTCGGAAGGTACTTTGGGGATTGCTACAGAAATTACCCTGAAAATTCTTAAAACTGCGGAATCAATTTGTGTATTGTTAGCAGACTTTACGAGTGTTGAAGCGGCTGGGGCTGCAGTTTCCGATATCATCAGTGCGGGGATTATTCCTGGTGGTATGGAAATGATGGATAACTTTAGTATTAATGCTGTGGAAGATGTGGTAGCTACTAATTGTTATCCTCGCGATGCTACAGCAATTTTACTAATTGAAATCGATGGTTTAGAGGTAGAAGTTGCAGGTAATAAACAACGGGTAATAGAAATTTGTAAACGAAATGGTGCACGTAGTGTCACTTCTGCCAGTGATCCCGAAACGCGATTAAAACTTTGGAAAGGGCGGAAAGCTGCTTTTGCGGCTGCTGGACATTTAAGCCCAGATTATTATGTGCAAGATGGAGTAATTCCTCGAACTCAGTTACCCTATGTGTTACAAGAAATTGAGGCATTAAGCCAAAAATTTGGTTATCGAGTTGCCAATGTATTTCATGCGGGCGATGGTAATCTTCACCCACTAATTCTTTACGATAATTCCGTACATGGGGCATTAGAAAAAGTTGAAGAATTAGGCGGAGAAATTCTGAAACTTTGCGTGAAAGTTGGCGGTAGTATTTCGGGTGAACATGGTATTGGTGCAGATAAAAAATGCTATATGCCAGATATGTTTAGTCAAGCTGATTTAGAAACTATGCAATGGTTGAGGCAAGTTTTTAATCCTAAAGGTTTAGCTAATCCAGATAAGATATTTCCTACACCACGCACTTGTGGAGAAGCTGCAAATGCAGTAAGCGCTAAAAATTTTGAAGGAATTGAGAGATTTTAA
- a CDS encoding AAA family ATPase yields MITVSGHQILETIYIGSKTLIYRGFRLGDQQPIIVKVVNKEYPTLNDIARLKHEYDITQFLNMPGIVKSYCLKNTNGSLALILEDFGGESLYQYIQIKTLKITAFLTIAIKLVDILGELFKKRIIHQDIKPHNIIINSQTGEIKITDFAIASRVSRETQFICNLNRLEGTLAYMSPEQTGRMNRSIDYRTDFYSLGVTFYEMLTQHLPFETNDAMELVHCHIAKQPLPPHELNSAIPETISAIILKLLAKTPEERYQSSYGLRADLQKCLNQLCETNQISYFTLGQQDISPIFQIPQKLYGRDREIATLLTACERVLGVNRENLCLYSPSGYSEMMLISGYSGIGKSALVQEVYQPITKHKGYFIAGKCDILQRNIPYASLIQAFQKLIRQLLTESDTQIAVWREKILAALSTNCQVIINVIPEIELIVGQQPAVPELGVVESQNRFNRVLQNFIHIFSKPEHPLVLFLDDLQWADSASLKLIQLLMTEADSHYLFLIGAYRDKEVNATHPLMLALEEIQKQNHKITYGNKLFPKLNYISLYPLNLADVTQLITDTLHCDQSRATSLAELVIEKTHGNPFFVNEFLKSLYAQELLEFDFDQGVWQWNIADIQATPITNNVVDLMADKIQRLSAQTQQILKLAACIGYQFDLQTLSIVYKKTAIATASDLWEAIESGLILPLGNEDQLLRAEAWIKQETDTESTFAVAHLPALISYKFLHDRVQQAAYCLIPEGQKQIVHLQVGQLLLKNNQCAREEKIFDIVNQLNFGMQLIINQSEKYELAELNLYAGKKSKLSAAYNSAMNYLRNGMKLLGNCSWEEQYELTLALYQEAVEAAYINGEFAEMDNYIQIVLQQAKTVLDKVKVYEIKIQFCAARNKMQGTIETTLEILDLLEIRFPPNPSKLDVQQSYTETKYALAGKEPLDLLELPEMTDPYKIAALQLMSNVTISAYNTAPIIFQLMTLQQVKLLVQYGNSAVAASSYAWYGLFLSGIVDDIDTGYEFGQLALKILDKFDAKEFQAKTFFAFNIFIMPWKVHVKETLNPLLSNYQIGIEMADFEYAARAALHYGCHSYLAGNPLVDTEQEMSKYSHLMLELKQESVLCKNEIIRRSILKLLDRFEPTVGCNCGDFNDEKLLKFLLEANLCNTIFVLAINRLIVSYLLQDFPLVNKYAVLAETYLDSGCAFILGAIFNFYESLYQLAIYAEAESDEKIQILEKVHTNQQKMQIWAYHAPMNFLHKYHLVAAERHRVMGEDIQAIDNYNRAIELSREHEYLQEEALANELAAKFYLTKGMTKIAQVYMVDAHYCYQRWGAIAKIRQLEETYSHLLIWQSSSFEKARTSISQTLNRLTTSATSSSSDSGVAEALDLATVIKASQAIAGEIVLENLLAKLMAIVIENAGATKGVLILCQNGELWIKAVKEVGSDTVKVLQSLPVNHSDVLPTVIVNYVARTQSDIVLTNATCEGLFIKDIFIQENQPQSVLCTPILNQGKLMGVLYLENHLTTGAFTDNHLEVLKILSSQAAISIENALLYQNLEQKVQERTAQLAEANMDLEKRNLLIRQVFGRYLSDDIVANLLESPERLKLGGDRRKMTILTSDLRGFTAISERSQPEEVISILNIYFEYMADVITKYQGSINEFMGDGILVLFGAPTPREDDALRAVACACAMQLAMNAVNEKLKYLNFPQLDMGIGINTGLVILGNIGSEKRTKYGIVGSQVNLAYRIESYSLGGEILISEQTLQEVGSIVRINGQKQVHPKGVKQLINIYCVDGIGKPYNLFIPREEEIFFTLTEIIPIQYAMIEEKHINETMFQGSVIQISEKGAKVYCNHVSEGCLPPAQTNIKLNLLVPNIPAELQEDIYAKVSENLADSRSFYLHFSRKSLALEMMRWAKSSQKICLFPSSIN; encoded by the coding sequence ATGATTACAGTATCAGGGCATCAAATTCTAGAAACTATTTATATAGGGTCAAAAACCCTTATTTATCGGGGCTTTAGACTAGGGGATCAACAACCAATAATTGTAAAAGTGGTTAACAAAGAATATCCCACTCTTAATGATATCGCCAGATTGAAGCATGAATATGACATCACCCAATTTCTGAATATGCCAGGAATTGTCAAGTCTTATTGCTTGAAAAATACTAATGGCTCTCTAGCATTGATATTAGAAGATTTTGGAGGAGAATCGCTATATCAATATATTCAAATAAAAACCCTAAAAATTACAGCATTTTTGACAATTGCCATTAAATTAGTAGATATTTTAGGCGAATTATTCAAAAAACGGATTATTCATCAGGATATTAAGCCACACAATATTATTATTAACTCGCAAACTGGCGAGATAAAAATTACAGATTTTGCGATCGCTTCCCGAGTTTCTAGAGAAACCCAGTTTATTTGTAATCTCAATCGCTTGGAAGGGACATTGGCTTATATGTCCCCAGAGCAAACAGGTAGGATGAATAGATCAATAGACTATCGGACTGACTTTTACTCTTTAGGTGTCACCTTTTATGAAATGCTCACCCAGCATTTGCCATTTGAAACTAACGATGCAATGGAGTTGGTTCATTGTCATATTGCAAAACAGCCGCTACCACCTCATGAATTGAATTCAGCTATTCCCGAAACAATTTCCGCTATTATCTTGAAATTGTTAGCAAAAACACCGGAAGAAAGATATCAAAGTAGCTATGGATTAAGAGCAGATTTGCAAAAATGCCTCAATCAATTATGCGAAACTAACCAAATTTCATACTTTACATTAGGACAGCAAGATATTTCACCAATCTTTCAAATACCACAAAAATTGTATGGCAGAGATAGAGAAATTGCCACCTTATTAACTGCTTGCGAACGAGTACTAGGGGTAAATCGAGAAAACTTATGCTTATATTCCCCATCTGGCTATTCAGAAATGATGCTCATATCTGGTTATTCTGGTATCGGCAAATCAGCATTAGTACAAGAAGTATATCAACCAATTACTAAGCACAAAGGATACTTTATTGCTGGAAAATGTGACATCTTGCAGAGAAATATTCCCTATGCTTCTCTAATTCAAGCATTTCAGAAATTAATTCGCCAATTGTTGACAGAATCTGATACCCAAATTGCTGTCTGGCGGGAAAAAATTTTAGCTGCCTTATCGACTAATTGCCAGGTGATTATTAATGTAATTCCTGAAATCGAACTCATTGTAGGTCAACAGCCTGCTGTACCGGAGCTAGGGGTAGTAGAATCACAAAATCGCTTTAACAGAGTCTTACAAAACTTCATCCATATATTTAGTAAACCTGAACACCCTTTAGTACTTTTTTTAGATGATTTGCAATGGGCAGATTCTGCTTCTCTAAAACTCATCCAATTGCTAATGACAGAAGCAGATAGTCATTATTTATTTCTCATAGGTGCCTATCGAGATAAAGAAGTTAATGCAACTCATCCATTAATGTTGGCATTAGAAGAGATTCAAAAGCAGAATCATAAAATCACTTATGGTAACAAGCTTTTTCCTAAGCTCAACTATATCTCTCTTTATCCGTTAAATTTAGCTGATGTTACGCAGTTAATTACAGATACTTTACACTGCGATCAATCTAGAGCAACGTCATTGGCGGAACTGGTAATTGAGAAAACTCATGGTAATCCTTTTTTTGTAAACGAGTTCTTGAAATCTTTATACGCACAAGAACTACTAGAATTTGATTTTGATCAGGGAGTATGGCAGTGGAATATAGCGGATATTCAAGCCACACCAATTACAAATAATGTTGTTGATTTGATGGCAGATAAAATTCAAAGGCTCTCTGCTCAGACACAACAAATTTTAAAGCTAGCCGCTTGTATTGGGTATCAATTTGATTTGCAAACACTATCAATTGTCTATAAAAAAACTGCAATTGCTACTGCTAGTGATTTATGGGAAGCAATTGAGTCAGGGCTAATTCTGCCTTTGGGAAATGAGGATCAACTGCTGAGGGCTGAGGCTTGGATTAAGCAAGAGACAGACACAGAGTCAACATTTGCCGTTGCTCATCTCCCAGCTTTGATATCTTACAAATTCTTACACGATCGCGTACAGCAAGCTGCTTATTGCTTAATTCCCGAAGGACAAAAACAAATAGTACATCTACAAGTAGGGCAACTACTGCTCAAAAATAATCAATGTGCGCGAGAAGAAAAAATCTTTGATATTGTTAATCAACTCAACTTTGGTATGCAATTAATTATTAATCAATCAGAAAAGTATGAGTTAGCAGAATTAAATCTCTATGCTGGTAAAAAATCTAAATTATCCGCAGCCTATAATTCGGCAATGAATTACTTGCGAAATGGTATGAAGCTGTTAGGTAATTGTAGCTGGGAGGAGCAATATGAACTAACACTAGCACTTTATCAAGAAGCCGTAGAAGCAGCCTACATCAATGGCGAGTTTGCAGAAATGGATAATTATATCCAAATAGTTTTACAACAAGCAAAGACTGTGCTTGACAAAGTAAAAGTCTATGAAATTAAAATTCAATTTTGTGCTGCTCGTAATAAGATGCAGGGAACAATAGAAACAACCTTAGAAATTTTGGATTTGTTAGAAATTAGGTTTCCACCAAATCCCAGTAAATTAGATGTTCAACAGAGTTATACAGAAACAAAATATGCATTAGCTGGTAAAGAACCTCTGGATTTACTTGAACTACCAGAAATGACAGATCCCTATAAAATAGCTGCTCTCCAGCTAATGTCAAATGTGACTATTAGTGCTTACAATACAGCACCTATTATCTTTCAATTGATGACTCTGCAACAAGTGAAGCTCTTAGTTCAGTATGGTAATTCTGCAGTTGCTGCCTCATCTTATGCTTGGTATGGCTTATTTTTGTCTGGGATTGTGGATGATATTGATACAGGTTATGAGTTTGGTCAATTGGCATTAAAGATTTTAGATAAATTCGATGCTAAAGAATTTCAAGCTAAGACTTTTTTTGCCTTTAACATCTTTATTATGCCCTGGAAAGTGCATGTTAAAGAAACACTAAACCCCTTACTTAGTAATTATCAGATAGGTATAGAAATGGCAGATTTTGAATATGCTGCCCGAGCGGCTTTACACTATGGTTGCCATTCTTATCTCGCAGGTAATCCATTGGTAGACACTGAACAGGAGATGTCAAAATACAGCCATTTAATGCTGGAATTAAAACAGGAGTCAGTACTTTGTAAGAATGAGATAATTCGTCGCTCTATTTTGAAATTACTGGACAGATTTGAACCCACAGTTGGTTGTAACTGCGGCGATTTTAATGATGAAAAACTCTTAAAATTTCTGCTAGAAGCTAATCTATGTAACACAATTTTTGTTTTGGCAATTAACAGACTGATAGTTAGTTACTTACTGCAAGATTTTCCGCTAGTAAATAAATATGCTGTGCTAGCAGAAACATACTTAGATAGTGGATGTGCATTTATTCTCGGAGCTATATTTAATTTTTATGAGTCTTTATACCAACTAGCTATATATGCAGAAGCTGAAAGCGATGAAAAAATCCAGATATTAGAGAAAGTACATACTAACCAACAAAAAATGCAAATCTGGGCATACCATGCACCGATGAATTTCTTACACAAGTATCATTTAGTGGCAGCAGAAAGGCATCGAGTTATGGGTGAAGATATTCAGGCAATAGATAACTATAATCGCGCTATAGAATTGTCTAGAGAACATGAATATTTACAAGAAGAAGCTTTAGCAAACGAACTAGCAGCTAAGTTTTATTTAACAAAAGGCATGACCAAAATTGCTCAGGTTTACATGGTAGATGCCCATTATTGTTATCAGCGATGGGGAGCGATCGCCAAAATTAGACAGCTAGAAGAGACCTATTCTCATCTGCTTATATGGCAATCTAGTAGTTTTGAAAAAGCACGTACCAGCATCAGTCAAACCCTAAATAGGCTGACAACTTCCGCAACTTCTTCTAGCAGTGATAGTGGTGTTGCGGAAGCGCTAGACTTGGCAACTGTAATCAAAGCTTCCCAAGCGATCGCAGGTGAAATCGTCTTGGAGAATTTACTAGCGAAATTGATGGCGATCGTGATTGAAAATGCGGGAGCAACTAAAGGTGTTTTAATCCTCTGCCAAAACGGTGAACTGTGGATTAAAGCTGTCAAAGAAGTGGGTAGCGATACTGTCAAAGTTCTACAATCATTGCCAGTGAATCACAGCGATGTGTTACCAACAGTCATCGTCAATTATGTAGCTAGAACCCAGTCGGATATTGTCCTCACCAATGCTACTTGTGAAGGGCTATTTATTAAAGATATTTTTATTCAGGAAAATCAACCCCAATCAGTTCTTTGTACTCCCATCCTGAATCAAGGCAAACTTATGGGTGTGTTGTATTTGGAAAATCACTTAACAACAGGTGCATTTACAGACAATCACCTAGAAGTTTTGAAAATTTTATCTTCTCAAGCCGCTATTTCCATTGAAAACGCACTGCTCTACCAAAATTTAGAACAAAAAGTGCAGGAACGCACTGCCCAACTGGCTGAAGCCAATATGGACTTAGAAAAACGGAATTTACTGATCCGTCAGGTGTTTGGACGTTATTTGAGTGATGATATTGTTGCTAATTTGCTAGAAAGCCCAGAAAGATTGAAACTTGGTGGTGATAGACGCAAAATGACGATCCTGACTTCTGATTTAAGAGGATTCACAGCCATCTCAGAGCGATCGCAACCAGAAGAAGTCATTAGTATCCTCAACATCTATTTTGAATACATGGCAGATGTCATTACCAAGTATCAGGGAAGCATTAATGAGTTCATGGGTGATGGAATTTTGGTGCTATTTGGTGCTCCTACACCCAGAGAAGATGACGCGCTAAGAGCTGTAGCTTGTGCTTGTGCTATGCAGTTAGCGATGAATGCTGTGAATGAAAAGTTGAAGTATTTAAATTTCCCTCAACTAGACATGGGTATTGGTATCAATACAGGTTTGGTAATTTTGGGAAATATTGGCTCAGAGAAACGTACTAAGTACGGTATTGTTGGCAGCCAAGTAAATCTAGCTTACCGAATTGAATCTTACAGTCTAGGGGGTGAGATTCTGATTTCAGAACAAACATTACAAGAAGTTGGCTCTATTGTCAGAATCAATGGGCAAAAGCAGGTACATCCTAAAGGAGTGAAACAACTAATTAATATTTACTGTGTTGACGGTATTGGCAAACCATACAACCTTTTTATACCCAGAGAAGAAGAGATATTCTTCACTCTGACTGAAATCATCCCCATCCAGTACGCCATGATTGAGGAAAAGCATATTAATGAAACTATGTTTCAGGGAAGTGTAATCCAAATCTCAGAAAAGGGAGCTAAAGTCTACTGTAATCATGTATCTGAGGGTTGTTTACCACCTGCACAAACAAACATTAAACTCAACTTATTAGTACCGAATATTCCAGCAGAACTGCAAGAAGATATATATGCTAAAGTATCAGAAAATTTAGCAGATTCCCGGAGCTTTTATCTTCATTTTTCTAGAAAATCTCTAGCTTTAGAGATGATGCGTTGGGCGAAATCCAGTCAAAAAATATGCTTGTTTCCTAGCTCAATTAATTAA